The following coding sequences are from one Rutidosis leptorrhynchoides isolate AG116_Rl617_1_P2 chromosome 11, CSIRO_AGI_Rlap_v1, whole genome shotgun sequence window:
- the LOC139876595 gene encoding CHD3-type chromatin-remodeling factor PICKLE-like — protein sequence MSSLVERLRVRSDSKPRYSLDESDDDSDLLHDKSKRTYEKIVRDDSNEDSCNECGESGNLLVCETCTYEYHPKCLVPHLKAPFPTTWRCPKCVNPLNDIEKILDCEMRPTVADDSDASKVGSKQNFVKQYLVKWKGLSYLHCTWVPEKEFIKSYKELPRLRTRVNNFRKHMPVGNSLEDDFVAIRPEYTMVDRVLACRQDDEEKEYLVKWVGLNYDECYWESESDISSFQQQIENFNRLQSKHRKLKKQKINARDAVDPKKKSKEFQQFEKSPEFLPGGVLHPYQLEGLNFLRFSWSKQTHVILADEMGLGKTIQSIAFLASLYEENVSPHLVVAPLSTLRNWEREFATWAPHMNVVMYVGTLAARNVIKEYEFYFPRSQKKDKKKKSGESKQDRIKFDVLLTSYEMINIDNGSLKAISWETMIVDEGHRLKNKDSKLFSALKQFDTRHRTLLTGTPLQNNLDELFMLMHFLDAGKFASLEEFQEEFKDINQEEQVSRLHKMLAPHLLRRLKKDVMKKLPPKKELILRVELSSKQKEYYKAILTRNYQLLTRRGGAQISLINVVMELRKLCCHPFMLEGVEPEDTNEFYKQLCETSGKLQLLDKMMVRLKEQGHRVLIYTQFQHMLDLLEDYCNNKKWLYERIDGKVSGGERQVRIDRFNAPNSSRFCFLLSTRAGGLGINLATADTVVIYDSDWNPHADLQAMARAHRLGQKNKVMIFRLITRGTIEERMMELTKKKMVLEHLVVGKLKNQNINQEELDDIIRYGSKELFADENDEATKSRQIHYDDVAIDRLLNRDYTEEENTTMDEAEEDGFLKAFKVANFEYIDEAEDDMEPLSENKSGANNPERSSYWEELLKDRYEEQKVEEFNSMGKGKRSRKQMMSVEDDDLAGLEDVSSDADDNYEAELSDGENSGGTAPVRKSNKKKTRVDNAELHPLMEGEGKNFRVLGFNQSQRAQFVQILMRFGAGDFDWVEFTSRLKQKSYEEIKAYGALFMSHISEDITDATTFSDGVPKEGLRIEDVLVRIAVLLLIRDKVKCSSNSSSAPLFTDDIVHRYPGLRGLKFWKDEHDRTLLRAVLKHGYGRWQAIVDDKELRVQDVICQELNLPGVNFTAATSGGLDGQTANSGGTQPLDTAASNNALYQFREMQRRVVEFVKKRVILLEKGLNAEYQKIFFGDEKPSEIRNDDMETEEKVVDKITTNHNETSSQMIGQLPKIDILSPEEISAAACDDKTDRLATARLYNEMCKVVEENALDSVEAYLANKPAGFKFKKNLQPLETIHQEVTKILTPANENVKNNGDVATASPPQHDARPANGTTNADVAMED from the exons ATGAGTAGTTTAGTCGAGAGACTGCGTGTTAGATCAGATTCAAAGCCACGTTATAGTCTTGATGAATCTGACGATGACTCAGATCTGTTGCACGATAAATCCAAGAGAACATATGAAAAGATTGTCAGAGATGATTCG AACGAAGATTCATGTAACGAGTGTGGTGAATCTGGGAATCTACTCGTTTGTGAAACATGCACATACGAATACCACCCGAAGTGCTTAGTACCACATCTGAAAGCTCCTTTTCCTACTACATGGAGGTGTCCAAAATGT GTTAATCCTCTGAATGATATAGAAAAGATTTTGGACTGTGAAATGCGGCCCACGGTTGCCGATGATAGTGATGCATCTAAGGTTGGTTCGAAGCAGAATTTTGTAAAACAATATCTTGTTAAATGGAAAGGACTATCGTATCTCCACTGCACATG GGTGCCTGAAAAGGAGTTTATAAAATCTTACAAAGAACTGCCTCGTTTAAGGACAAGAGTTAACAATTTTCGCAAGCATATGCCTGTAGGAAATAGCTTAGAAGATGATTTTGTTGCAATCAGGCCTGAATATACAATGGTTGATCGTGTTCTTGCTTGCAg GCAAGACGATGAGGAAAAGGAATATTTGGTAAAATGGGTAGGTCTTAACTATGATGAATGTTATTGGGAATCGGAGTCAGATATCTCATCATTTCAACAACAAATCGAGAATTTTAATAGGCTTCAGTCTAAACATCGCAAATTAAAGAAACAAAAAATTAACGCTCGTGATGCCGTTGACCCGAAAAAGAAGTCCAAAGAATTTCAGCAATTTGAAAAAAGCCCTGAATTTCTTCCCGGAG GTGTGCTCCATCCATATCAGCTTGAAGGATTAAACTTTTTACGGTTTTCATGGTCTAAACAAACACACGTGATACTTGCAGACGAGATGGGTCttg GAAAAACAATACAAAGTATTGCCTTTTTAGCTTCTTTGTATGAAGAAAATGTGTCCCCACATTTAGTAGTAGCACCGCTTTCTACGTTGCGGAACTGGGAGCGTGAATTCGCCACATGGGCACCTCATATGAATGTC GTTATGTATGTTGGAACCCTTGCTGCTCGTAATGTCATAAAAGAATATGAATTTTATTTCCCAAGGTCTCAAAAAAAGGACAAGAAGAAAAAGTCGGGTGAAAGTAAGCAAGATAGGATTAAATTCGACGTGTTATTGACATCTTATGAAATGATCAACATAGATAACGGGTCATTGAAGGCAATAAGTTGGGAGACCATG ATAGTGGATGAAGGCCATCGCCTTAAGAATAAGGATTCAAAGTTGTTTTCTGCATTGAAGCAGTTCGACACCAGACACCGTACGTTATTGACTGGAACACCCCTTCAG AACAATCTGGATGAGCTGTTCATGCTTATGCACTTTCTTGATGCTGGGAAG TTTGCAAGTTTAGAGGAGTTTCAGGAAGAGTTTAAAGATATTAATCAAGAAGAGCAGGTTTCAAGGCTCCATAAGATGTTGGCCCCTCATCTTCTAAGAA GACTGAAAAAAGATGTAATGAAGAAGCTACCACCTAAAAAGGAGCTAATTTTACGTGTAGAATTAAGTAGCAAGCAAAAAGAATACTACAAGGCAATTTTAACTCGTAATTATCAGTTATTAACTAGACGTGGAGGTGCTCAG ATTTCTCTTATTAATGTGGTTATGGAATTGCGTAAGCTCTGTTGTCACCCATTCATGCTAGAAGGAGTTGAACCCGAAGACACCAATGAGTTCtacaa ACAACTATGTGAAACGTCTGGTAAATTGCAGTTATTAGACAAAATGATGGTGAGACTAAAAGAACAAGGCCATAGAGTTTTAATATACACACAGTTTCAGCACATGTTAGATTTGCTTGAAGATTATTGCAATAACAAG AAATGGCTTTATGAACGTATAGATGGAAAAGTTAGTGGTGGAGAAAGACAAGTTCGAATCGATAGATTCAACGCGCCTAATTCTTCTAGGTTTTGCTTTTTGTTATCGACTAGAGCCGGTGGTCTTGGTATAAACCTTGCGACTGCAGACACGGTTGTTATTTATGATAGTGATTGGAACCCACATGCTGATTTACAAGCTATGGCTAGAGCTCATCGTTTAGGTCAGAAAAATAAG GTGATGATATTCAGGCTGATAACAAGAGGAACAATTGAAGAAAGGATGATGGAGTTGACCAAGAAGAAGATGGTGTTAGAGCATTTGGTTGTTGGCAAGCTCAAAAATCAAAACATAAACCAG GAAGAGCTTGATGACATCATCAGATATGGCTCGAAGGAATTATTTGCCGATGAGAACGATGAGGCAACGAAATCAAGACAAATTCATTATGATGATGTCGCAATTGATAG ATTGCTTAATCGTGATTATACTGAAGAAGAAAATACTACAATGGATGAAGCAGAAGAAGACGGTTTTTTGAAAGCTTTTAAG GTTGCAAATTTTGAGTACATCGATGAAGCAGAAGATGATATGGAGCCTTTATCAGAGAACAAAAGTGGAGCAAATAATCCAGAAAGATCGAGTTATTGGGAAGAGCTGTTAAAAGATAGATATGAAGAACAAAAAGTTGAAGAGTTTAATTCTATGGGTAAAGGAAAAAGAAGTCGTAAACAG ATGATGTCTGTTGAAGACGATGATCTTGCAGGCTTGGAAGATGTAAGTTCTGATGCTGATGATAATTATGAAGCCGAGTTATCTGATGGTGAAAATTCAGGTGGAACAGCGCCCGTGAGAAAGTCCAACAAGAAGAAAACACGTG TTGACAATGCTGAACTACATCCTCTTATGGAAGGTGAAGGGAAAAACTTCAGAGTCCTCGGATTTAATCAAAGTCAACGGGCTCAATTTGTTCAGATCTTGATGAG ATTTGGGGCTGGAGACTTCGATTGGGTCGAATTTACTTCACGTTTGAAGCAGAAGAGTTATGAAGAAATTAAAGC TTATGGAGCTCTTTTCATGTCACACATATCTGAAGATATTACAGATGCAACGACTTTTTCAG ACGGTGTTCCGAAAGAAGGGCTAAGAATAGAAGACGTACTTGTCAGGATTGCAGTCTTGCTTCTCATAAGAGATAAA GTGAAGTGTTCTTCAAATAGTTCATCTGCACCCCTTTTCACCGATGACATCGTACATCGGTATCCGGGACTGCGAGGTTTAAAATTCTGGAAGGACGAGCATGATCGGACCTTACTCCGTGCTGTCTTAAA GCATGGTTATGGAAGATGGCAAGCTATTGTTGATGATAAGGAGTTGAGGGTTCAAGACGTCATTTGTCAAGAGTTGAATCTCCCCGGTGTAAATTTTACTGCCGCAACGAGCGGCGGTCTTGATGGTCAAACGGCGAATTCGGGCGGTACGCAACCGTTAGATACCGCGGCATCAAATAATGCGTTGTATCAGTTCAGAGAGATGCAAAGAAGAGTGGTTGAATTCGTCAAGAAACGCGTCATTCTCCTTGAAAAAGGACTTAATGCCGAATATCAAAAAATATTCTTT GGTGACGAGAAACCTAGTGAAATTCGAAACGATGATATGGAGACTGAAGAAAAAGTTGTAGACAAAATAACAACAAATCATAACGAAACATCTTCGCAAATGATTGGTCAACTGCCTAAAATCGACATTCTCT CTCCTGAAGAAATATCAGCGGCTGCGTGTGACGATAAAACAGATCGTTTGGCAACAGCCCGTCTTTATAACGAG ATGTGCAAGGTAGTAGAAGAAAACGCGCTTGATTCGGTTGAGGCATATTTAGCCAACAAACCCGCGGGTTTTAAGTTTAAAAAGAATCTTCAACCGCTTGAAACGATACATCAAGAAGTAACCAAAATTCTAACCCCTGCaaatgaaaatgtgaagaacaatgGTGATGTGGCAACTGCAAGTCCACCTCAGCATGACGCCAGGCCAGCAAATGGGACTACCAATGCTGATGTGGCAATGGAAGATTGA